The following coding sequences are from one Deltaproteobacteria bacterium window:
- a CDS encoding mucoidy inhibitor MuiA family protein — MHLLPLLLVAASVPAVSAGPELEASARSLDAPVSAVTVFSDRARVQRRASLSLPAGTSIVALPDIPGAAMISSVRVDVTAGKVIRVETRPVEEARMTLPEVEALLSKLEKLADTQAELDARVTSLNRELSYLGSVGPALPVPESERVGKPAPTVKPAVWKSSLDFLDARRDAIHAELRKEEAARRELTKKIQEVQTEIGRHDLGAASLRRLKVLAILESGSKASATLTLSYDVPGAAWWPTYELHFSPQEGNVKLAYAGLVQQTTGESWSEVDLFLSTAIPGQTLAVPELLTWTLGEHREMIPQPRPEQPLPRPVALRVPPARPSSAIIDRRVEREVLAARLNQLRTLASSGPTGLASTFGSTVSIATAAPTGGAGYGYGIGAGSVGGLASRGAPAPDYYQNMPAEAPAPPPSRPQAAPRPSYKAKRSKAEAGPSAAPSMAFDDYEVAGELAEAESVSLSSRSSLARGPGASSSSLALYDPNAWRRPTFGDRTLPAMVAGGFDYVFPAPTTASVESGPEKLKVPLSMATWKAELLYEATPAIQKTAYLTAKVKNATKQPILAGKMSIFVDGDFAGEGSLDTTGPGGELALPLGADEDIRLEHHVAPKTRTEGLVSKEEITDYAVHIEVGNYKKRAVSVHVYDVLPKTNNEDIEVKLLSSKPEVSDGPDAKGRLRWELTLKPGETRKIDFTYSIRRPKDWQLTQR, encoded by the coding sequence TTCCGGACATCCCCGGCGCGGCGATGATCTCCTCGGTGCGGGTGGACGTCACGGCCGGCAAGGTGATCCGGGTCGAGACGCGGCCGGTGGAGGAGGCGAGGATGACCCTGCCCGAGGTCGAGGCGCTGCTCTCGAAGCTGGAGAAGCTCGCCGACACCCAGGCCGAGCTCGACGCCCGGGTCACCTCCCTGAACCGGGAGCTCTCCTACCTCGGCTCGGTCGGTCCGGCCCTGCCGGTGCCGGAGAGCGAGCGGGTGGGCAAGCCCGCCCCGACGGTGAAGCCGGCGGTCTGGAAGTCCTCCCTCGACTTCCTCGACGCCCGCCGGGACGCGATCCACGCGGAGCTGCGCAAGGAGGAGGCGGCGCGACGGGAGCTGACGAAGAAGATCCAGGAGGTGCAGACCGAGATCGGCCGGCACGATCTGGGCGCGGCCTCCCTGCGGCGGCTGAAGGTGCTGGCGATCCTCGAGAGCGGGTCGAAGGCCTCGGCCACCCTGACCCTGAGCTACGACGTGCCCGGGGCGGCCTGGTGGCCGACCTACGAGCTCCACTTCTCGCCCCAGGAGGGGAACGTGAAGCTGGCCTACGCCGGGCTGGTCCAGCAGACCACCGGCGAGAGCTGGTCGGAGGTCGATCTCTTCCTCTCGACCGCCATCCCGGGCCAGACCCTGGCGGTCCCCGAGCTGCTCACCTGGACCCTCGGCGAGCACCGCGAGATGATCCCGCAGCCTCGCCCGGAGCAGCCCCTGCCGCGCCCGGTGGCCCTGCGGGTGCCCCCGGCCCGGCCGAGCAGCGCCATCATCGACCGCCGGGTCGAGCGGGAGGTGCTCGCCGCCCGCCTGAACCAGCTGCGGACCCTGGCCTCCAGCGGCCCCACCGGCCTCGCCAGCACCTTCGGCTCCACGGTCAGCATCGCCACCGCCGCCCCCACCGGCGGCGCGGGCTACGGCTACGGGATCGGCGCCGGCAGCGTCGGCGGCCTGGCCTCCCGGGGCGCGCCGGCGCCCGACTACTACCAGAACATGCCCGCCGAGGCCCCGGCGCCCCCGCCGAGCCGGCCCCAGGCGGCCCCGCGGCCCTCCTACAAGGCGAAGCGCAGCAAGGCCGAGGCCGGGCCCTCGGCCGCCCCCTCGATGGCCTTCGACGACTACGAGGTGGCCGGGGAGCTGGCCGAGGCCGAGTCGGTCTCCCTGAGCTCCCGCAGCAGCCTCGCCCGCGGCCCCGGCGCCTCGAGCAGCAGCCTGGCCCTCTACGATCCCAACGCCTGGCGGCGCCCCACCTTCGGGGATCGCACCCTGCCGGCGATGGTGGCCGGCGGCTTCGACTACGTCTTCCCGGCGCCCACCACCGCCTCGGTGGAGAGCGGGCCCGAGAAGCTGAAGGTGCCCCTCTCGATGGCCACCTGGAAGGCGGAGCTCCTCTACGAGGCGACCCCGGCCATCCAGAAGACCGCCTACCTCACCGCCAAGGTGAAGAACGCCACCAAGCAGCCGATCCTCGCCGGGAAGATGAGCATCTTCGTGGACGGGGACTTCGCCGGTGAGGGCTCGCTCGACACCACGGGCCCCGGCGGCGAGCTGGCCCTCCCGCTGGGCGCCGACGAGGACATCCGCCTCGAGCACCACGTCGCCCCCAAGACCCGCACGGAGGGGCTGGTCTCCAAGGAGGAGATCACGGACTACGCCGTGCACATCGAGGTGGGCAACTACAAGAAGCGCGCGGTGTCGGTGCACGTCTACGACGTGCTGCCCAAGACCAACAACGAGGACATCGAGGTGAAGCTGCTCTCCTCGAAGCCCGAGGTCAGCGACGGCCCCGACGCCAAGGGCCGCCTGCGCTGGGAGCTCACCCTGAAGCCGGGTGAGACCCGGAAGATCGACTTCACCTACTCCATCCGCCGTCCGAAGGACTGGCAGCTCACCCAGCGCTAG